The DNA sequence GGTAACAAACAAGAGAGACCATCACagattacataatttataaaactacatCTCAAATAAAGTGTACAATTGTTTGCACTCCATCGAAGTGTCTATATATTACTTTACATAATGGTAAACAATACGTACAAGCAGTACACGGATACTTCGCTACTTAACGAATTAATCACTAGATTAAAAATTTACTGAAAATTACTtatcgaccgtatatatatatatatatatatatatatatatgtattataaatatatatatatgtattgtatatatatatatatatattttttttttttttttttttaatgtatgttcgcggataactccgtcgtttattaaagtcggtttttcttcgtttgcctgcaaacacaattatgtataacattttttacataaataaatataattatacaaacaaaaatcgTTAATGCGAACCGTTCAGTATGAAATGAAACTATcataaaaacttaacaaacgcaataaatattacctgcagaaatattaaaatacttttgttttgtaACCCAGTTagtaatgttttgtttattataaaaccgAATGTACATACTTTTTGCAGTAACGATTTATCTTATGTAGGCTAAAAATTTAAGTTCGTTTCCCTTTACGTTGAAGGTTTGGCACGCTAGTATCGTTCATTGTTTTCAGGAATTAATTTCAAGGTCAACGTTTTCGTAATGGGATTTTGTATTTAGATGATTAGCGGTGACGAAATTAgagtacttttaaaaaatatatttttatatgtattattgcaaatatattttgtatttgtcaCGTACACGTGTTcgcaaaatatttaaactttaacgAATTGTTGTACTTAAACGGCAAATATTAGTTATCAATTCAGACGATGTCTTATAACTTTCACTCCGCGTGTGCATGACGTGATTGCAAAATATTCATGTGTATAgacactaatattattaatatttttctttgttagaTTTAAACGTTTTACGgcaatgtttatatatttgacTGACACACGTAATAAGTATGCATTCTTTGTTTtgctacaaaatatataaatatattcaaaacaaCGAGCAGTGACAATGTTTCGGGCTATCTCTgtctcatttatttttttccaacAACAACGTCCTTTGGATGCTATGATTCATGAGTCCTCAACAAAGAGTTTTGGTAGGAAGGTACGAGCAAAGTGACAAAAGTAATTACAAAGTACGAATATTAAACAAAGATACGGATAATACAATTACAGCTTTTCATTGTTTCTTTATCGTCGTGTTGCGTAGTTACAAAACACCTGTATATTAGATTTTGTTTCTTTAGTGGAGCACGTACCTTGACTTCTTCGCTTGGTCTACTTACTAGAATCTAGATGATTGCGGCTTTACCTTACTCTTTACTCATTTTAAATTCAGTATTTCTGTGTTATTTCGGTTTTAATTAACTACATCgagttgtaaaaatattaatttcataaggctaaatataaacaattttatgcAAGTTGCTTCATTGATTGCAAAATACGTATTGCTTcgtctattttatttatgataaatattcgTTAAccaaatgtaattatataatttcgcgTTACGTAGTATAATATTCCCTAACAGGATCTGATATAGGTGTAATTGACCTTGACTTACTGATACGATActtcttataaaaattatatcaattttcCTTATCTTTAATAGAGAAGTATTTTGTAATTAGGTATGACGATTGTAACGATGACGATGGGATCTatctacaaattataataatctttgATTGTAGTGTATTGTGAATGTATTACCTACTTGAAAAATTTCAAACAATGTTAAAAATGTAGACATTAGCGgctgttttaatatataatgcagttctaaataataatataaatcgaTGTAATAATCGTTTCAAATGTTTTATCATGATTTCAGACccagaaatataattttaacctatgaaactttttttaaagttcttatAATATCTTTCAAAACttcaatagtaataatttttcgCAAAtacaatcaatcaattaaaccTACATAGCGCAATTGACCTCACGTTTTAGTACATTAAGTAAGTACTATTAAGACAGGTACGATGAGTTTAAACGCAGATCACGTCTCAATTGTTATTGttgtttgaatattattgaTGTAAAATGCATAAACGGACGCTAGTAGTAAAATAGTCACTTCCTAGATGAACATGATCTCTTGTTGGAAATGTTATATCCAGCGAAAACTGATATCTGTAAAATcatttatacatataggtaCAATATATTGCTTAAaacctggagcagcctgactggggaattACTTTAACCTTACTTAAGATCACAGTCTTATAATACTCgtctcaaatagtgttgtgttactgttTGGAGTCAGGTAACCAGAGCTTTTGATGAGAGTAATGGGTAGGTAGTGTCGGTAACATGCTTgaaatgcttctggtgttgcaggcgtctataagctacggtaaccattTACAATTAGGcgggccgtatgcttgtttgccaccctaatcgtttatataaaaaacatgatCTTTTGATGGAATGCTGTCCTCCGAAATGAGGATATCTGTAAAATGAGATCATTTATCGCTAGTATTGAGAGGAAAACCATAAAGCAAGGTTTTGGCTCAAGGGACGTCACGTTCGAGGCTGAGAAATGATTTTGTATTCCCTGTATGTATTATCATCTACGTCGGAGTTATCTCGCGGTCATTAGACTCATTGGTTACTGGAAGTTTTGTGCTCAAATAATAGTTTGTTTACAATAACTTGAAGACATtaagattgtatattttatatttatttgtataaaattataacagatAAGTCTGTAGCGTTTGTTGGCTATTGAGAAATGTGTTGTAATTGgccttattaagttttttatttttattttaccgtCTGAATGTAACTTTGAATGCAACAGTTACGTATGTAAATGACAAAATCTTTGTTCTTCATCAAGTTTCATTAACCAATAcggtatattttgtaaaatacttGAAATATCAAAACGCGTATTACTAAATAATAGATTTAATAAATGATACATTTTCcaaatgttttgaaaatattagaaACATGGAATAGCAAACCGAATGTTGCATACTGTACGCAGGTATTCCTATGCACATAtgcaaagtaataaaattatagtaaacattttctatatattgtattaataaagttaaaccTCTACACTGAGGTTGAAGTATCAACGAATCTTTGATAGAGTGATGtttactttttgtatttaatagaaCAACAACAAAACGCACTCCAATATTTAGcacataatattgttaatatgcAACAATATAAGAAGTATGTAAAATGCTTTTCATTATAGATAATCTTTATTGTTGGTTAGCAATATTTAATGTACctatatgtatgagttatacaTGAATATATAAAAGACCAATGGAATCTACTGATAACGACGATACATGAGTCCACAGTCCAAAGTTACTCTTCaaagaaatgtatttaacatttataaatatttttacttgtatatCGCTAATTGTATTTTGGTGTACTTATAGTTTACATACGATAATAGACCAATAGTTTTAGTTAAACTTCCGTTGATTGTCAAAAGTAAGGATACGGCACTTCCTTTACAAAGGAAGGACGAACGCAAACGGACGACGCAAATGGTTTTGCGTAAATAAAAAACccttttatgtttgtttatctGATCTGTTGTGACCTTTGAGAGTCTACCACAATTAGGTTTTGTATTACATTTGTCAATTTATCTTAATTGTATACATACTTATGTGTGTGTCTTAGATCTGTTACAGCTGATAGGTATATTGAGTTATCGTGACTTATTTAGTTACTATGTAGTAGTAGCTGTTTTACGAATTTTAGTTCCAATGTTTTTGTATGATATCAGTACTCAGTTGTGGCTTTGCATATTTATTTGCATGCAAGCTCTTGTTTCAAGAGTTCTTAGTCTgattatatagattaattatatatcattacgctTATTAAGAAAGTTTAAGGTATGAAATCATCGTCAGTAAATCTGAaagaaaataactataaaatcaaAGTTAATCTCAATATTATAGAGACTTACATATATGAagatattatgttttatatagtCATAAATTCATAATCAGAGAATCGGAATTATGTAGTTTAAACGTTAATAAACAAGCGATGAAGACGAAAAATATCATTTAGATAAGTCGTCCTAATCTAAGGTATTCTTAATgagatagtaataaaatattttattcgattCCATTTTCGATTGTTATAAATCCGAATAttcgtaatatttaataaataaggaaCTAAATTAAAAGTACATTAAGATTAAGagtttatttcacttttttacCACATTTAGTTTATATATCGTATCATATCGTATCGTATCGATCAAATCTGGTTTTAAAATTTTGGGAGATACTACTTTTTGTATTCCGAACTGCATATTTTTGTACGTGCAACACAACCAGTTCAGAAATTGAGTGGAAGAAATGAATTTTGCGGCATCGCTAAAATTTCAAAGTTGTCCCGTAAGAACAACCGTAATCAAGCACACAAGGCTTTATTATCGAATCTCAGAAAAAAGCCTTaacgtatttttaatttacaaaatttttaatttgcaaaatattttacaaatcgTTTTCTTGCAAGGAAAATATCGTAAGGAAATCTTTTATTCCGTTCGGAAGAAGTTCTGTGATATGCATACTAAATTATGTCATTAAACGAGGCTAGTAAACTGTttatccctataaagagatctgtacgtctaccatgagtttccagagacgatacacgttagcgagtgtagtagaaaatttgtatggcaagttgagcagcgcctctaccggatactatcattactatatttggtaccataagttttctcaggacagttaagttaactacactcgtaaatgtcattctagagcgccgatattttcatacaattcgctaccatgagtaacatatTTGACAGATGTCACCCTGTTTAACGTTACTATTATAGTTGCGTCACTCACTTGAAAAAATCGTGCGAGTTGTTTGTGTCTTGTTTTAGGTGGATCAACAGAGTTTAAATTATTCTCTTTCTCTGACATAATTTTGTAATCTCACAGTCAAATTTGTAATCTCAGagtcaatttcaaaataacagaacaaattcaattacTCGGACATTGGCAAATCCTAGAGGAAGCtagaatttaaaagaagaagaagtatataattattaagttacatactatttaatttcattatgttTGGTAGAACATATTTTGCCACGGAAATGTTAGAAGCAGCCACGTTAGCAGACGAAAGACGGCAGCAAAAAGCCTTTCAAAGTGAAATGCGTTCCTTAGTTGGAAACCAACTTGAAACAATTAGTGAAGCCAAGTTCGTCAAGCTGTATCGCCTATCAAAGCAAGCCTTTGTTGATTTGTGTGAAATGTTGCGACAACATACAGATTTGGAGTCTACCCAACGGGTTTCATTGGAATCTAAAGTAAGTTTGTATTTCGGAATGCTTAGCCTTGTACAGTGTTCGTGTATTTCTCCCTATAAAACAACGAATTTTTCACAGGTCTTATGTGCATTACTGTTTTACGCCAATGGAGATTATCAACGCGTAGTGGGAGAAGCAAACCATTTTTCTCAAGAAGCCATGAGTGTATATATTAAAGAGGTAACTGAGGCATTAAATAACCAAagcattttaaaatgttacattaAGTTTCCAGTAACCCAACAAGACAGGAATGTTATAAAACAAAGGTACTTTCCATACTTTagtgaaatttcaaatgtttcATTAGTTGCtaaatgaagattttttttcagtttttacaataaatatcagATTCCTGGAGTAATAGGTTGTATTGATGGAAGTCACTTCAAAATTGTTAAGCCCAAAGCTGAAATTGAGCATCTATATTATTGCAGGAAACATTATCACTCTTTGAATGTACAGATAGTAAGTACTTAGCTCACAGAAAGCATAGTTATTATTTTggattttactttttaatttgaaatgcaATAATGAGATCAATCACtcaatatatttgtttgtttcttttgataatataaaattttaggttTGCGATATGAACTGTAAAATACTTGCTATCAATGCAAAGTTCGGTGGTGCTACCCATGATGCCTTCATCTGGGAAAATAGcaatataaatgattatatgaaatatttataccgGAGTAATGAATCTGTGTGGCTATTGGGTATGTATTCTTTAATTATTCCTAATAGTACTCAACTACTGGTTTAGTagtttattattcataaattatattgGTGATAGGTGATTCTGGGTATCCTCAAAGACCTTGGATGATGACACCATATACAGATGCAGCACAGGACTCAATTGAagagatatataataaaaaacattcctGTGCCAGAGTAGTTATCGAAAACACGTTTGGAAGGTTGAAGAATCGTTGGAGATGTTTAAACAAGGACAGAGTATTGCATTATAAGCCAGAAAAATgtgcaaaaattattattgcatgTTGTGTATTGCATAATATTGCACTCCAGTATCATGTTCCAGACCCAGCTCACATTTTCACTGATGTACAGGTTCCAACaggttagtttatttttttaccttgtctctttgttgtaattataattttaaattaatattggtAATTAATGATAGAGGCTTTTTCATCTGAAAAATTGTATAGTAATCAAAATGTGTCccaattagttttaaaattatttcgctTTATTGAAAACATGTTCACCACACTAACTTCTTGTTTCTAGTTAGTGAGCCTAGTTTCTAATATGAACACTGGCATTGTTAATACAATATTTCGAATGTTCTTACATAgccaattatttattgattcttATTAATTCTGTTTGCTTACAGAGCGGCAAGATGTTTCTCAAGAAAGTGAAGCCAGTACAGATTTACTCTTAGGAAGAACACTAAGAAGTCAATTAGCTAGAAGAGTTGCTGAGAGCCATTCAAATCAATAAATACTGAATAGAATAATTAATTCTTATTCTTTTAGTTTGAACAATTTCCCCTTTCAAAACAGAAAcataacacaattttttaaaatatgtcagAATCAGAAGTTAAAATGCGTTgaaatgtaatataaacatttatttcgtcataaggtgatatacacacttaacgtaaaaacaaaaaaaaaaatataaaaaaaaaaaactagacaataataaaaaaagttaaggcagcaaaaatcaaacaataaaataaaaaattaaataaaataaaataaaaatttaatcttaacattgggtacacgacaaacttaggtaatatacccagtgttatgtgcaaccttaacttaa is a window from the Melitaea cinxia chromosome 3, ilMelCinx1.1, whole genome shotgun sequence genome containing:
- the LOC123669559 gene encoding putative nuclease HARBI1; the encoded protein is MNCKILAINAKFGGATHDAFIWENSNINDYMKYLYRSNESVWLLGDSGYPQRPWMMTPYTDAAQDSIEEIYNKKHSCARVVIENTFGRLKNRWRCLNKDRVLHYKPEKCAKIIIACCVLHNIALQYHVPDPAHIFTDVQVPTERQDVSQESEASTDLLLGRTLRSQLARRVAESHSNQ